A stretch of the Musa acuminata AAA Group cultivar baxijiao chromosome BXJ2-7, Cavendish_Baxijiao_AAA, whole genome shotgun sequence genome encodes the following:
- the LOC135617877 gene encoding uncharacterized protein LOC135617877 gives MKYVLVTGGVVSGLGKGVTASSIGVVLKACGLRVTSIKIDPYLNTDAGTMSPFEHGEVFVLDDGGEVDLDLGNYERFLDIKLTRDNNITTGKIYQSVIQKERRGDYLGKTVQVVPHITDAIQEWIERVAMIPVDGQEGPADVCVIELGGTIGDIESMPFIEALGQFSYRVGPGNFCLVHVSLVPVLKAVGEPKTKPTQHSVRGLRGLGLTPNILACRSEKPLDVNVKEKLSQFCHVPVANIITLHDVTNIWHIPLLLREQKAHEALLKLLNLQGRAKEHMLEEWMSRAKLCDTLHDPVRIAMVGKYTGFSDSYLSVLKALLHASVACRKKLVVDWVPSSDLEETTAKEVPESYKAAWKLLKGADGILVPGGFGDRGVKGKILAAKYARENKVPYLGICLGMQIAVIEFARSVMNLREANSIEFDPDTTTSVVIFMPEGSKTHMGGTMRVGVRRTYFVSGDSKSAKLYGNVRFVDERHRHRYEVNPSMVPEFERAGLAFVGKDETGKRMEIIELPSHPYFVGVQFHPEFKSRPGKPSAVFLGLIAASCGQLDAWLQASVHASSNGIVTPKKIYHNGSLKKPSKSLLTNGKLHANGTGMHA, from the exons ATGAAGTACGTATTGGTGACGGGGGGAGTGGTGAGCGGGCTGGGGAAAGGGGTGACGGCCAGCAGCATCGGCGTCGTCCTCAAGGCCTGCGGCCTCCGCGTCACCTCCATAAAAATCG ATCCTTATCTGAACACTGACGCTGGGACTATGTCCCCCTTTGAGCATGGGGAAGTCTTTGTCTTAGATGATGGCGGTGAG GTGGATTTGGATCTAGGAAACTACGAACGTTTCCTTGATATCAAGTTAACTCGTGACAACAATATCACAACTGGGAAAATCTATCAG TCCGTCATCcagaaggagaggagaggagactaTCTGGGGAAAACAGTTCAG GTCGTGCCTCATATCACGGATGCCATACAAGAGTGGATTGAACGTGTAGCGATGATTCCTGTGGACGGCCAAGAAGGACCAGCTGATGTTTGTGTTATAGAATTGGGTGGAACTATAG GGGATATTGAATCGATGCCATTCATAGAAGCTTTGGGTCAATTCTCTTACCGTGTGG GACCTGGTAACTTCTGTCTGGTTCATGTCAGTCTTGTACCAGTTCTTAAGGCAGTTGGGGAGCCG AAAACCAAGCCAACCCAACATAGTGTTAGGGGATTGCGAGGACTCGGGCTGACACCAAATATTCTAGCCTGCCGCAGTGAGAAG CCACTTGATGTAAATGTTAAAGAAAAACTTTCACAATTTTGTCATGTACCG GTAGCCAATATTATTACTCTACATGATGTTACAAACATTTGGCACATTCCTTTGTTATTGAGG GAGCAAAAGGCACATGAAGCTCTTCTGAAACTATTGAACCTTCAAGG ACGTGCTAAGGAACACATGCTGGAAGAATGGATGAGTAGAGCTAAACTCTGTGATACATTGCATGATCCT GTCAGGATTGCTATGGTAGGAAAATATACTGGTTTTTCTGATTCTTACCTCTCCGTATTGAAG GCTCTTTTGCATGCTTCTGTTGCTTGCCGGAAAAAACTTGTCGTGGACTGGGTCCCATCATCTGATCTTGAAGAAACAACTGCAAAAGAG GTGCCTGAATCTTACAAAGCAGCGTGGAAACTATTGAAG GGTGCAGATGGCATACTAGTCCCAGGAGGTTTTGGGGACAGAGGGGTTAAGGGAAAAATCCTTGCAGCTAAATACGCCCGTGAAAACAAAGTTCCATATCTAGGAATTTGTCTTGGTATGCAGATTGCTGTCATTGAATTCGCTCGATCTGTTATGAATTTGAGGGAGGCAAATAGCATAGAGTTCGATCCTGATACAACCACTTCAGTTGTTATTTTTATGCCAGAG GGTTCCAAAACACATATGGGAGGAACAATGAGAGTTGGAGTAAGAAGGACGTATTTTGTATCTGGTGATTCCAAATCTGCAAAGTT GTATGGCAATGTCAGATTTGTGGATGAACGACATCGACATAGATATGAG GTTAATCCTAGTATGGTCCCAGAATTCGAAAGAGCTGGTCTTGCTTTTGTTGGTAAAGATGAGACAGGAAAACGAATGGAG ATTATTGAGCTGCCTTCTCATCCTTATTTTGTTGGTGTGCAATTTCACCCGGAATTCAAGTCTAGACCTGGAAAACCCTCTGCTGTTTTCTTAG GACTCATAGCAGCATCTTGTGGTCAGCTGGATGCTTGGCTGCAAGCTTCTGTTCATGCTTCAAGCAACGGTATCGTGACCCCGAAAAAGATCTACCATAATGGGAGCCTGAAGAAGCCTTCAAAGAGCCTACTAACCAACGGAAAACTCCATGCGAATGGCACCGGCATGCACGCCTAG